The Lactuca sativa cultivar Salinas chromosome 2, Lsat_Salinas_v11, whole genome shotgun sequence genome includes a window with the following:
- the LOC111907186 gene encoding uncharacterized protein LOC111907186, translating into MASPHDISGSDQNNKKQSEPVVIGNIFKTVSNALGSAKDVTGKTHQATGKGSEELKDSNVQKAKEESDFANQKAKEAIDLAEGHKVFVAKKAKEAADLAEEHKGFVAQKVKEATDFANHKANEIADQVIHKAKEDAILAEEHKDLVTQKAKEAKETGDATLGKKGL; encoded by the coding sequence ATGGCTTCACCTCATGATATAAGCGGGTCTGACCAGAACAATAAGAAACAATCTGAACCCGTTGTCATTGGAAACATATTTAAAACGGTTTCCAACGCTCTCGGCAGTGCCAAAGATGTGACCGGAAAAACTCATCAAGCCACCGGGAAGGGGTCGGAGGAGCTCAAGGATTCCAACGTTCAAAAAGCAAAAGAAGAAAGTGACTTCGCTAACCAGAAAGCAAAAGAAGCTATTGACTTGGCCGAGGGGCACAAGGTTTTCGTGGCTAAGAAAGCAAAAGAAGCTGCTGACTTGGCGGAGGAGCACAAAGGTTTCGTCGCTCAGAAAGTAAAAGAAGCCACTGACTTTGCTAACCATAAAGCAAACGAAATCGCTGACCAGGTTATCCATAAAGCAAAAGAAGACGCTATCTTGGCAGAGGAACACAAGGATTTGGTCACCCAGAAAGCGAAAGAAGCTAAGGAAACTGGTGATGCAACATTAGGGAAGAAGGGCTTGTGA